The genomic DNA AACGTTCATGGAACTCTTCTCTTTTGTACTCTGTGTCTTTGTGTATGTAAAAGGTTTGGCATTCTCTATGCGCCTTTCGTTGACTAATGATTTTCCTcatctttttcattcataataaTGAAGTTTTGTCATCCTTGGTGCTGCTATGGACTAGAAATACTGTCCGTTCTAGAATCTTTTATCTAAAAACCATAGCTCTCCCGTGGAAGATAGCCGGCCAGTGTTTTGTTGCCCTACGAATTTGCTTTTCCAGTCTCTGGAGTTGTGACTAGATGCTTAGagcatatatcatatatttcaGCTTCCCCTCATAGTGCTTCTTCCTTCATTGTGGCAGTTCTAGTCTTGAGGAGCATCACAGTAGGGAGTTCTTGTCAGATTCAGATTATGGGAATTATGATGAGGTACGTAAAATGAGTATCATCGCCTTCTCCTTAATCTCTTCGGTCAATGAATCCATGGGATCTCAGTAAACTCCGCCTCTTCACTCAGTCAATTGTCCATTTTCACAGGTTAAGGAACAACTGGAAGCTTCAATTCAGAAACGTGAAGAACTAAAGGAAGAGGTCTCGTGACACTGTTCCTTTGATTTTGATCATAACCAGTATCTTGGCAGTAGAGAGCCACAGACTTTTGTTAGGGGATgaaattatatctatatatatgtagatcgAGCTTAAGTTTGGGCAGTAAGTATATGGATTACAGTCAAAAGAGAAACTAATTCTGGAAAGATTGACCCTGATAGCTGAGCAAATGTTTGCTCTCCTCAGATATCTCGCTTGGAGCAAAGTTTGGACGAGAAGAGACAAGTTGTCTTGGATTATGAGAAGAAATGCAaggtaatatatattattctcaCCAAACAAAAGCGTCTGAACATGTTATTCTTCAAGACATTGAGGTTCATGACTTTATGTAATGCGTTAATTCCATCAGGCTATTGTTTTCTGATTTTGACTGCAGAAACTGGAAGATTCCTTGACATCCGCTAAAAAGCTGACCTCTCAGCGGAGAATGCAGTTGACGAAGGTACACACTGAATCAGTAGTTCTCCCTTActcaaaatcatatttttttagtgCTTACTGTTACTCTGAATGTATAAATGTTATGCAGCTCCTCAAGTGTTATCTTCAAGTTAGAGATTACACTAAGAAACTTAAAAGTTCTGAGCAGGAACTCCAGGTTAGCTTTGCCACTAATCTACTTTGTCAAATATAAACATGTAAAAGTAAGCTCCATAAACTTTTTGTGGCTTCTGCATGAATGATCTTTGGATGACAGCTATCATGTAGATAAGTGAAGTTCATATTTACTATATTAGTTATCAACTTCTGTAGATTATATAGATTGGATATCATGGATATTTGGGATGTGCTGGACTCATTATAAAGTCTGTATATGATGTTTTGCTACATGATCTTTTTCCCTTAGGGTGATATGGACCATATTCTGAGAAATCCTCGtgtaaatttgatttatataaGTTCACGTAGCTTAAATGTGGCTTTGTCTGCATATTATACAGTATGATTGTTAATTCCTTGTAATAATTTTCTGCAGTCTGTTGTTGACTCGGCATGTAAAGAAGCTGACTTGGGAGACGATATTGGCTTAAGGAATGGATTAGTCAATGGCAAAGCTTGATATGTTATCAATCCCATCAAACATCTAGTCGAAGAGAAGATTTTCTGTATATTTCAGTGCATGGCACCGATTGGTTttctttgttttaattttctccTAAACTCAGTTTATGTGAGAGTGGTTAATCGGTGACATGATTGTGTTTTTGTCTTTCTCCCTGGTGGGACCACAAAAATCACTAGCATATTAACTAAGCCTAAGCGTTTCTCAGTTTATCCTAACTACGAAGTGCTTCCAGTGGGTTATTAAATCCCTATGACATTTGCGAAGTGCACTTCGCATGGTTAACTTCAATAAATTCTGGTTTTATTGTCTAAACTTAGATATATTGGTTTGTTATTAATTCTTCGCCAAGTTATTGTTGACTAAAGAATGTCAAGGCAAAAGAGTGGTAAATGCCATGAGACGATTATCTATAAAGTTTTCAGCTGATTCATAATTGCCTTTTAATAGAGTTTTGCGAAGAAACTTTGAAAGCCAGCCATACAGGAAAGTATGGGTTTCTTGTTCGCCGAAAAAAGTATGGATTTCTTTCAAAATTGTAAACAGATTCCAAAGTAAGGGCGTCGAGCAGTTCCTAAactagaaattaaataaatataataagtaAACGGAGGCAGCAAATCTGTTGAAGCCCAATGTAAGAGACGGAAAAAGCTTGGAACTGTGAAGGAGGTGGTGTCAATGAAGATGGAGTTTGGGGATCTTCAGCAGAGCATATCCTAAGCTGAGCAGCAGAAAGGCGACGTGATCACAGcgatgaaaaagaagaagaatcggGTTCAAGGAGAGGGAGGATTTTTTGGACAGGCTGATAAGGAATGCTGGCAGCAAGGAACTCTCCCTCAGTCACGAGAACTAGCTTCGAGGAGAGGAAGGAGTTTTTGGACAGGCTGATGAGGAACGCTGGCAGCAATGAACACTCCCTCCAGAAGCTCAAGAACAGAATTGACAGGTAGCCGGAACATAGCATTTTGATGTGTAGAAGGAAATGTGGCTTTATGAACGTGCATTTGATCCATTTGATGAACTCATATATGTGATTGCTTGTGTTGGGATATGTCAGGGTATCCTTAAAGCAGGCGACGTTAGGAAATTCGGTTCAAGAATGTTACTGTCGAGGGAGTAGCTTACAAGGTCTGCCCACAATCCTCAAGTCCATCCTCAAAACAATTGAGGTGTGCAATTTGAACCGAAGAAAGTCTTCAGTTTTCCTAGGAAGACTAATACTAAAATGATTACTTGTTTTGTCTTCTGAAGAGCATCGGAGAATTTCTTCCAAGCCACAAGAAAAAGTTCTCGATCCTTCACAATGTTAGCGGAATCATTAAACCTGGCTGGTGATCCATATTAGTACTTTTTGTTGGTTCTGGACTTGCTTGAAGACTTTGTTCAAGCTTATGGATTTTCATGGCATATTTATTGAAGATTAAAAACTATTAAAATGTTTGGTAGTACTACAATTGCTGTTAGGACCGCCGGGTTCAGGATATACCACTCTGCTTCGAGCCTTGTCAGGAAAGCTCGATTCGGAACTAAAGGTACAGCAGTATCTCTCGTTAAGAACAACGCAAGTTGTAAGTGAAGCTTCCAGTGTCGGTCAATTTTGGTTTTACAATCGCTCTGGTGAAT from Punica granatum isolate Tunisia-2019 chromosome 2, ASM765513v2, whole genome shotgun sequence includes the following:
- the LOC116196055 gene encoding ABC transporter G family member 36-like; translated protein: MLAARNSPSVTRTSFEERKEFLDRLMRNAGSNEHSLQKLKNRIDRVSLKQATLGNSVQECYCRGSSLQGLPTILKSILKTIESIGEFLPSHKKKFSILHNVSGIIKPGW